The Lacrimispora xylanolytica genome has a segment encoding these proteins:
- the yedF gene encoding sulfurtransferase-like selenium metabolism protein YedF, with the protein MKIIDAMGKACPVPVVLAKKAAAELALEGGEIQVLVDNQPACDNLKNMAEGNGYTAEEEMLHSGSYRVTIKVPAKAQEQLMIQSVKEGIPIRKKDSGLVVVVSKNYMGQGSEELGKILIKGFLFSLTQLETPPKAVLFFNSGVLLTVEGANTLDDLLELEKAGTQIKICGTCADYYSVKSTLGVGQIVNMMAITEQMASAGSVINI; encoded by the coding sequence ATGAAAATAATCGATGCGATGGGAAAAGCCTGCCCGGTACCAGTGGTATTAGCCAAAAAAGCAGCCGCAGAACTTGCGCTGGAGGGTGGAGAAATACAGGTTCTTGTAGACAATCAGCCTGCATGTGATAATTTGAAAAATATGGCAGAAGGAAACGGCTATACAGCCGAGGAAGAAATGCTTCATTCTGGAAGCTATCGGGTTACCATAAAGGTTCCGGCCAAGGCACAGGAGCAGCTCATGATCCAGTCTGTTAAAGAGGGGATTCCTATTCGGAAAAAGGATAGCGGGTTAGTGGTTGTTGTTAGTAAAAATTACATGGGACAGGGAAGTGAGGAGCTTGGCAAAATTCTGATAAAAGGATTTCTGTTCTCACTCACCCAGCTAGAGACTCCGCCAAAGGCAGTATTGTTTTTTAATTCAGGCGTTCTTCTTACGGTGGAGGGGGCCAATACATTAGATGATCTTTTAGAGCTTGAGAAGGCTGGAACCCAGATTAAAATCTGCGGAACGTGTGCAGATTACTATTCTGTGAAATCGACCCTGGGGGTCGGACAAATCGTGAACATGATGGCGATTACGGAACAGATGGCATCAGCAGGTTCTGTCATTAACATCTAA
- the selB gene encoding selenocysteine-specific translation elongation factor, protein MDSIIVGTAGHIDHGKTALVKALTGCDTDTLAEEKKRGISINLGFASFRLPNGRNLGIVDVPGHEKFIKNMLAGATGIDLALIVIAATEGIMPQTREHIEILGYLGIQKYLIVLTKVDMVDEEFKELVIEDIRDFIKGTFLTGTRIVEVDSISRKGFHTLIGELERLTSDIQERSFTKKPRMNVDRVFSIKGYGTVVTGTLMEGVIKVNDELTVYPQGFSAKVRNLQVHDHSVEEAYAGQRTAINLSGVSLEELKRGNTVAAKDSVYVTNIIDVKFRIVQDTKFELKRFSRLKLYVGSSEVLAKIVPITHKTVKSKDEGYAQIILDHDIVVLKGDRFVLRTITPVTTIGGGMIIDPKPQRYKKFTEELIRSVSLKDSSSVDEIMEEYLKGHPFSVLEEIASFINGETVEKELSHLIEEGTVIQIGKQYLHKEFLIRFQSGAESILMDYHESNPLRSGMPKAELLDKFHLPNKKQGEILLQYLTEVKRLKLEQNLVSLFYFKPELTQNQQKIKEDLLGRIHLSGYSLMTISELTENNKDRQQVLEFMLKEELLLFPGQYILDRGQYEGVRGKAKDLFDEKGIIKLSDFRDMVGTSRKFALILLERFDQEKYTKRQGEDRIIV, encoded by the coding sequence ATGGATAGCATTATTGTGGGGACAGCAGGTCATATTGACCACGGAAAGACAGCCTTGGTAAAAGCACTTACCGGCTGTGATACGGATACGCTGGCAGAAGAGAAGAAACGAGGAATTTCAATCAATCTTGGCTTTGCCAGCTTTCGGCTGCCTAATGGACGGAATCTTGGAATTGTGGATGTTCCGGGCCATGAGAAATTTATTAAAAATATGCTGGCAGGAGCAACCGGAATTGATCTCGCACTGATTGTCATAGCGGCAACAGAAGGTATTATGCCACAGACAAGGGAGCACATAGAAATTCTTGGATACTTGGGAATTCAGAAATATTTGATTGTGCTTACCAAAGTCGATATGGTGGATGAAGAATTTAAGGAATTGGTAATAGAAGACATCAGAGACTTTATAAAAGGAACGTTTCTTACTGGTACCAGGATTGTTGAGGTTGATTCTATCAGTCGTAAGGGATTTCATACCCTCATTGGGGAACTGGAGCGTTTGACTTCTGATATACAGGAACGAAGCTTTACGAAAAAACCTCGCATGAATGTAGACAGAGTTTTTTCCATAAAGGGGTACGGGACGGTGGTAACAGGAACTCTTATGGAGGGAGTCATTAAGGTGAATGATGAGCTCACTGTTTATCCCCAGGGATTTTCTGCAAAAGTGCGAAACCTTCAGGTTCATGACCACAGTGTGGAAGAAGCGTATGCGGGTCAGAGAACAGCCATTAACTTATCCGGGGTTTCCTTAGAAGAATTAAAACGAGGAAACACGGTGGCTGCAAAAGACAGTGTATATGTAACAAATATCATCGATGTAAAGTTTCGCATCGTCCAGGATACCAAGTTCGAACTAAAGAGATTTTCCCGTTTGAAGCTTTATGTAGGCTCATCGGAAGTACTTGCTAAAATCGTTCCGATTACACACAAAACAGTGAAATCAAAAGATGAGGGCTATGCCCAGATCATTTTGGATCACGATATTGTTGTATTAAAAGGAGACCGGTTCGTCTTACGAACCATAACCCCGGTAACCACCATAGGAGGCGGCATGATCATTGATCCCAAGCCTCAGCGATATAAGAAATTTACAGAAGAATTAATAAGGTCTGTCAGTTTAAAGGATTCCTCTTCTGTAGATGAAATTATGGAAGAATACCTAAAAGGACATCCTTTTTCGGTTCTGGAAGAAATCGCTTCATTTATCAATGGAGAAACGGTGGAAAAAGAGCTTAGTCATCTGATAGAAGAAGGAACTGTCATACAGATTGGAAAGCAGTATTTACATAAAGAATTCCTGATTCGGTTCCAATCCGGGGCCGAGTCCATATTGATGGACTATCATGAAAGCAATCCACTTAGAAGCGGGATGCCAAAGGCAGAGCTCCTTGATAAGTTTCATTTACCAAACAAAAAACAGGGAGAGATTCTACTGCAGTACCTGACGGAAGTAAAACGGTTAAAGCTGGAGCAAAATCTCGTATCCTTGTTCTATTTTAAGCCTGAGCTGACACAAAATCAGCAAAAAATAAAGGAAGATTTGTTAGGCAGGATACACTTAAGCGGTTACTCGCTTATGACCATCTCAGAGCTTACGGAGAATAATAAAGATAGGCAGCAAGTGCTTGAATTTATGTTAAAGGAAGAATTACTCCTGTTCCCAGGTCAATACATACTGGACCGAGGTCAATATGAGGGAGTAAGAGGGAAAGCCAAGGATCTATTCGATGAGAAGGGTATTATAAAGCTTTCGGATTTTAGGGATATGGTTGGAACCAGCCGAAAGTTTGCGTTAATACTATTGGAACGGTTTGACCAGGAAAAGTATACCAAACGCCAGGGAGAAGATCGAATCATCGTCTAA
- a CDS encoding DUF3343 domain-containing protein: MEEILFTFYNTHHSIMAEQMLLDAKIPVKVMPMPEAITAGCGLCLRIQESDSGFAFQVLDQGGITPRGVYKKISGGYTNMPMVTFQL, translated from the coding sequence ATGGAAGAAATATTGTTTACTTTTTATAATACTCATCATTCAATCATGGCTGAGCAGATGTTACTTGATGCAAAGATACCTGTTAAGGTTATGCCTATGCCAGAAGCAATTACGGCTGGATGCGGGCTTTGTCTGCGAATACAGGAGTCAGATAGTGGATTCGCCTTTCAAGTGTTGGATCAGGGCGGAATCACCCCCCGGGGCGTGTATAAAAAAATATCAGGGGGATATACAAATATGCCAATGGTAACATTCCAATTATAA